A DNA window from Luteitalea sp. contains the following coding sequences:
- a CDS encoding elongation factor Tu, with protein MAKEKFERSKPHVNIGTIGHIDHGKTTL; from the coding sequence ATGGCGAAGGAAAAGTTCGAGCGGTCGAAGCCGCACGTGAACATCGGGACGATCGGGCACATCGACCATGGGAAGACGACGCTGA
- a CDS encoding 30S ribosomal protein S12: MPTISQLVRKGRDKVQVKTKSPALQGCPQKRGVCVRVFTQTPKKPNSALRKVARVRLTHGIEVTTYIPGVGHNLQEHSLVLVRGGRVKDLPGVRYHVVRGTLDATGVTNRKQGRSKYGAKRPKA, translated from the coding sequence GTGCCGACGATCAGCCAGTTGGTTCGAAAAGGCCGCGACAAGGTGCAGGTCAAGACGAAGAGTCCCGCCCTGCAAGGCTGTCCACAAAAGCGCGGCGTGTGCGTCCGCGTCTTCACGCAGACGCCCAAGAAGCCAAACTCGGCACTGCGGAAGGTTGCTCGCGTCCGGCTGACGCACGGGATCGAGGTTACGACCTACATCCCCGGTGTCGGCCATAACCTGCAGGAGCACTCGCTCGTGCTCGTGCGCGGCGGTCGTGTCAAGGACCTGCCTGGTGTGCGTTATCACGTCGTGCGCGGCACGCTGGATGCGACGGGCGTTACGAACCGCAAGCAAGGCCGATCGAAGTACGGAGCGAAGAGACCCAAGGCCTGA
- the rpsG gene encoding 30S ribosomal protein S7, with protein sequence MPRRREITRRELAPDPLYNSALVTKFIGVVMKDGKRSVAERILYRSFDMIRDKTGDEPIKVFKKAVDNTKPSVEVKSRRVGGSNYQVPVEVNPNRRLSLAIRWLVGQARSRGDGKTMEERLANELLDASNLRGGAVKKREDTHRMAEANKAFAHYRW encoded by the coding sequence ATGCCACGGAGACGAGAAATCACGCGACGGGAGCTGGCGCCGGATCCGCTGTACAACAGCGCGTTGGTGACCAAGTTCATCGGTGTCGTCATGAAGGACGGAAAGCGGAGCGTCGCCGAGCGGATTCTCTATCGCAGCTTCGACATGATCCGGGACAAGACTGGTGACGAGCCGATCAAAGTGTTCAAGAAGGCGGTGGACAACACCAAGCCGAGCGTCGAGGTGAAGTCGAGGCGCGTCGGCGGGTCGAACTATCAGGTGCCCGTCGAGGTGAACCCGAACCGCCGCTTGTCGCTGGCGATCCGTTGGCTCGTGGGACAGGCGCGGTCGCGCGGCGACGGGAAGACGATGGAGGAACGGCTCGCCAACGAGCTGCTCGATGCGTCGAACCTGCGTGGCGGGGCTGTGAAGAAGCGAGAAGACACACATCGCATGGCGGAGGCAAACAAGGCCTTTGCCCACTATCGCTGGTAA
- the fusA gene encoding elongation factor G, translating into MARTVPLNRTRNIGIMAHIDAGKTTTTERVLYYTGITYKIGEVHEGTAVMDWMEQEQERGITITSAATTCFWRDHRINIIDTPGHVDFTAEVERSLRVLDGAIAVFDAVAGVEPQSETVWRQADKYRVPRICFVNKMDRVGANFTRTVEQIASRLQGNPVVIQLPIGSEDKFIGIVDLVRMRALVWMDETLGAGSHEEEIPAALQEEAAHYREQLIEKVSEVDDKVLEKYLAGEPIGEEEIRAALRKRTIESIHRQSAAVFVPVLCGAAFKNKGVQPLLDAVVDYLPSPVDVPPIEGLEPRKDGEQAVAERPSSDDAPFSALAFKIMTDPFVGQLTFIRVYSGVMKSGATVYNSTKGKHERIGRLLKMHANKREEIKEVYAGDITAAVGLKSVMTGDTICDEKQPVVLESMDFPEPVISLAIEPKTKADQEKLGQGLAKLMAEDPTFRVKTDTQTGQTIIGGMGELHLEIIVDRLKREFNVEASVGRPQVAYKETITSAAEGEGRYIRQTGGRGQYGHARIRLAPRQHGEGYEFVNAIVGGSVPREFIKPIDEGIREALTTGVLAGYPVDDVAVELYDGSSHDVDSSEMAFKIAGSMAFKDAARKARPILLEPIVRVEVVVPKEYMGDVMGDLASRRGHIQGQEERGGTQIINARVPLSEMFGYATDLRSRTQGRATYSMHFDRYEPAPQNVAEEVVARVQGR; encoded by the coding sequence ATGGCGCGAACGGTACCACTGAACAGAACGCGCAACATCGGCATCATGGCGCACATCGATGCCGGGAAGACAACGACGACCGAGCGCGTCCTGTATTACACCGGCATCACCTACAAGATAGGTGAGGTGCATGAAGGCACCGCGGTGATGGATTGGATGGAGCAGGAACAGGAGCGTGGCATCACGATTACGTCTGCCGCGACCACCTGCTTCTGGCGGGACCATCGCATCAACATCATCGATACGCCGGGCCACGTGGACTTCACGGCCGAGGTGGAGCGCTCGCTTCGCGTTCTCGATGGCGCCATCGCGGTGTTCGATGCGGTCGCCGGTGTAGAGCCGCAGTCGGAGACGGTCTGGCGGCAAGCGGACAAGTATCGGGTGCCCCGGATCTGTTTCGTCAACAAGATGGACCGCGTCGGGGCCAACTTCACTCGAACGGTCGAGCAGATTGCCAGCCGGCTGCAGGGCAACCCTGTCGTGATTCAATTGCCGATTGGCAGTGAGGACAAGTTCATCGGCATCGTGGATCTCGTGCGGATGCGCGCCCTCGTGTGGATGGACGAGACGCTTGGTGCGGGATCGCACGAAGAGGAGATCCCCGCGGCGCTGCAGGAGGAAGCAGCGCACTATCGTGAACAGCTCATCGAGAAGGTGAGCGAGGTCGACGACAAGGTCCTCGAAAAGTACCTGGCGGGCGAGCCCATTGGCGAGGAGGAGATCCGAGCCGCGTTGCGCAAGCGCACGATCGAGTCGATCCATCGCCAGAGCGCGGCAGTGTTCGTTCCGGTGCTCTGCGGCGCGGCGTTCAAGAACAAGGGCGTGCAGCCGTTGCTCGACGCCGTGGTCGACTACTTGCCGTCGCCGGTCGACGTCCCCCCCATCGAAGGCCTCGAGCCGCGCAAGGATGGGGAGCAGGCCGTCGCGGAGCGGCCGTCTTCGGACGACGCACCGTTCTCGGCCCTCGCGTTCAAGATCATGACCGACCCGTTCGTCGGTCAGCTCACCTTCATTCGCGTCTACTCCGGCGTGATGAAGTCCGGCGCGACGGTGTACAACTCGACCAAGGGGAAGCACGAGCGCATCGGCCGTCTCCTGAAGATGCACGCCAACAAGCGTGAGGAGATCAAAGAGGTCTACGCCGGGGACATCACCGCAGCGGTGGGGCTCAAGAGCGTGATGACGGGCGACACAATCTGCGATGAGAAGCAGCCGGTCGTGCTCGAGTCCATGGATTTTCCGGAGCCGGTCATCTCGCTGGCCATCGAGCCAAAGACCAAAGCGGATCAAGAAAAGCTGGGACAGGGCCTCGCGAAGCTCATGGCGGAAGATCCCACCTTCCGCGTGAAGACCGACACGCAGACCGGTCAGACGATCATCGGCGGCATGGGCGAGCTGCACCTGGAGATCATTGTCGACCGCCTGAAGCGCGAGTTCAACGTCGAGGCGAGTGTCGGCCGGCCGCAGGTTGCATACAAGGAAACGATCACCTCGGCGGCCGAAGGTGAAGGCCGCTACATACGACAGACCGGTGGCCGCGGCCAGTACGGGCACGCGAGGATCCGTCTCGCGCCGCGCCAGCATGGCGAGGGGTACGAGTTCGTCAATGCGATTGTTGGTGGCTCGGTTCCGAGGGAGTTCATCAAGCCAATCGACGAGGGTATCCGCGAAGCGCTGACGACCGGCGTGCTGGCCGGCTACCCGGTCGACGATGTGGCCGTGGAGCTCTACGACGGGTCGTCCCATGACGTCGACTCGTCGGAGATGGCGTTCAAGATTGCCGGCTCGATGGCGTTCAAGGATGCAGCGCGGAAGGCGCGGCCCATCCTGCTCGAGCCGATTGTGCGTGTCGAGGTGGTGGTGCCCAAGGAGTACATGGGCGACGTGATGGGCGATCTCGCCAGCCGCCGCGGACACATCCAAGGTCAGGAGGAGCGCGGCGGCACGCAAATCATCAATGCGCGCGTGCCGCTCTCCGAGATGTTCGGCTACGCGACCGACTTGCGCTCACGGACGCAGGGCCGGGCGACGTATTCGATGCACTTCGATCGCTACGAGCCGGCGCCGCAGAACGTCGCAGAAGAGGTCGTGGCACGAGTGCAAGGTCGATGA